In a single window of the Chionomys nivalis chromosome 11, mChiNiv1.1, whole genome shotgun sequence genome:
- the LOC130884041 gene encoding protein SET-like gives MAPKWQSALLPQSKKPKSALSPKLEDKSASSGLPKGEKEQQEAIEHIDEVQNEIDRLNEQASEEILKVEQKYNKLRQPFFQKRSELIAKIPNFWVTTFVNHPQVSALLREEDEEALHYLTRVEVTEFEDMKSGYRIDFYFDENPYFKNKVLSKEFHLKESGDPSSKSTEIKWKSGKDLTKRSSQTQNKASRKRQHEEPKSFFTWFTDHSDAGADELGEVIKDGIWPNPLQYYLVPDMDDEEGEAEDDDDDDEEEEGLEDIDEEGDDGEEDEDDDEGEEGEEDDGEDD, from the coding sequence ATGGCCCCTAAATGGCAATCTGCGCTTCTGCCTCAGTCCAAGAAACCCAAATCGGCTCTTTCCCCGAAACTGGAGGACAAGTCTGCCTCTTCCGGCCTGCcgaagggagaaaaagaacagcAAGAAGCAATTGAACACATTGACGAAGTACAAAATGAAATAGACAGACTTAATGAACAAGCAAGTGAGGAAATACTAAAAGtagaacaaaaatataacaaactcCGCCAACCATTTTTTCAGAAGAGGTCAGAATTGATTGCTAAAATCCCAAATTTTTGGGTAACCACATTTGTCAATCATCCACAAGTGTCTGCACTGCTTAGGGAGGAAGACGAAGAGGCTCTGCATTATTTAACCAGAGTTGAAGTAACAGAATTTGAAGACATGAAATCAGGTTacagaatagatttttattttgatgaaaatcCCTACTTCAAAAATAAAGTTCTCTCCAAAGAATTTCATCTGAAGGAGAGTGGTGACCCATCCTCAAAGTCCACTGAAATCAAATGGAAATCTGGAAAGGATTTGACAAAACGCTCGAGTCAAACACAGAATAAGGCCAGCAGGAAGAGACAACATGAAGAGCCAAAGAGCTTCTTTACCTGGTTTACTGACCACTCTGATGCAGGTGCAGATGAGTTAGGAGAGGTCATCAAAGATGGCATTTGGCCAAACCCCTTGCAGTACTATTTGGTTCCTGATATGGACgatgaagagggagaggcagaagatgatgatgatgatgatgaagaagaagaaggcttaGAAGATATTGATGAGGAAGGAGATGACGGcgaagaagatgaagatgatgatgaaggggaagaaggagaggaggatgacgGCGAGGATGACTAG